The following proteins are co-located in the Micromonospora coriariae genome:
- a CDS encoding response regulator transcription factor gives MRITVIEDDDRVALGLVTVLTQAGFEVHRIATAAEAVRATPSDVVLVDLGLPDGDGLDVIRKLRDHPETAVIAVTARSEEHERVRGLRAGADDYIVKPFGIPELLARIDAVLRRTRAARALSHSDEPLLLGPMRIGVGTREVTVDGTPVPLTRKEFELLLLLARRAPNVVSRDVILDQIWGATWESSSRTLDTHIAALRHKLGPNVIIRTIHGVGYRLLADQPELIG, from the coding sequence ATGCGGATAACCGTCATCGAGGATGACGACCGCGTGGCGCTGGGCCTGGTGACCGTCCTGACCCAGGCGGGCTTCGAGGTCCACCGCATCGCCACCGCCGCGGAGGCCGTGCGCGCCACGCCGTCCGACGTGGTGCTCGTCGATCTGGGCCTGCCCGACGGCGACGGACTCGACGTGATCCGGAAGCTGCGTGACCACCCGGAGACCGCCGTCATCGCGGTCACCGCACGGTCCGAGGAGCACGAGCGGGTCCGCGGCCTGCGCGCCGGCGCTGACGACTACATCGTCAAGCCGTTCGGCATCCCGGAGCTGCTCGCCCGGATCGACGCCGTCCTGCGGCGTACCCGGGCGGCTCGCGCCCTGAGCCACTCGGACGAGCCGCTCCTGCTCGGCCCGATGCGGATCGGCGTCGGCACCCGCGAGGTCACCGTCGACGGCACGCCCGTGCCGTTGACCCGCAAGGAGTTCGAGCTGCTCCTGCTGCTGGCCCGGCGGGCGCCCAACGTGGTCAGCCGCGACGTCATCCTCGACCAGATCTGGGGCGCGACCTGGGAGTCGTCGAGTCGCACCCTGGACACCCACATCGCGGCGTTACGGCACAAGCTGGGGCCGAACGTGATCATCCGTACGATCCACGGCGTCGGCTATCGGCTCCTGGCCGACCAGCCGGAGCTGATCGGCTGA
- a CDS encoding tripartite tricarboxylate transporter substrate-binding protein codes for MRETSRYRATARMVAAVGVVSLVAACSGNGGANGGGDAAGYPDQNITIVVPFSAGGPTDTVTRMIAEPMAAKLGAKIVVQNVEGAGGTVGAGDVARADPDGYTVLMHHIGMSTAPALYKNLGYKPLEDFEMVGLVTEVPMTVVARKDFAPATLQDLVTHVKANANKVTLANAGIGAASHLCGLLFQTAAGVKLQEVPYQGTGPALTDLVGGQVDFMCDQTTNTSGQIAAGKVKAYAVTTPERVKSLPDLPTTAEAGLPQLQVSVWHGLYVPAGTPQEIVEKLSEALKVALADQGVIDQMAKLGTAPVPAQDATPQAHRAKLEEQLGTWSKIIADAGVKVS; via the coding sequence GTGAGAGAGACCAGCAGGTACCGGGCCACCGCGCGGATGGTCGCCGCGGTCGGCGTCGTCTCGCTCGTCGCCGCCTGCTCCGGCAACGGAGGCGCCAACGGCGGAGGCGACGCCGCGGGCTATCCGGACCAGAACATCACGATCGTCGTGCCGTTCAGCGCGGGGGGCCCGACAGACACCGTCACCCGCATGATCGCCGAGCCGATGGCCGCCAAGCTCGGCGCCAAGATCGTCGTTCAGAACGTCGAGGGCGCCGGCGGCACTGTCGGTGCCGGCGACGTCGCGCGGGCCGATCCGGACGGCTACACGGTGCTCATGCACCACATCGGTATGTCGACGGCGCCCGCCCTGTACAAGAACCTGGGCTACAAGCCGCTCGAGGACTTCGAGATGGTCGGACTCGTCACCGAGGTGCCGATGACGGTCGTCGCCCGCAAGGACTTCGCGCCCGCGACACTCCAGGACCTCGTGACCCACGTGAAGGCGAACGCCAACAAGGTCACCCTGGCCAACGCCGGCATCGGCGCCGCCTCCCACCTGTGCGGCCTACTGTTCCAGACCGCCGCCGGTGTCAAGCTCCAGGAGGTTCCGTATCAAGGCACCGGCCCTGCGCTGACCGACCTCGTCGGCGGCCAGGTCGACTTCATGTGCGACCAGACGACCAACACCAGCGGCCAGATCGCCGCGGGGAAGGTGAAGGCGTACGCGGTCACCACGCCGGAGCGCGTGAAGAGTCTTCCCGACCTGCCCACCACGGCCGAGGCCGGGCTGCCCCAGCTACAGGTCAGCGTGTGGCACGGTCTCTACGTCCCAGCCGGCACGCCACAGGAGATCGTCGAAAAACTGTCCGAGGCGCTGAAGGTGGCACTGGCCGACCAAGGGGTCATCGACCAGATGGCCAAGCTCGGCACCGCGCCGGTCCCGGCTCAGGACGCGACCCCGCAGGCGCACCGGGCCAAGCTCGAGGAGCAGCTGGGCACCTGGTCGAAGATCATCGCTGACGCCGGAGTCAAGGTTTCCTGA
- a CDS encoding tripartite tricarboxylate transporter TctB family protein, which produces MERRRSFPDLLAGGIFVLIGGAFVWGSLGYQLGTPLRMGPGAFPLLVGATVAVLGLAIVIKGLIAGEVVSFGPVPWRAVAAIVLAVVFFGFTVRRLGFVPTSAVTALLTTLASSRVRLLTAVAVAAGLTVASTLIFVVGLQLRIPLWGPWLGF; this is translated from the coding sequence GTGGAGCGCCGTCGGTCGTTCCCGGACCTCCTCGCCGGGGGAATCTTCGTCCTGATCGGTGGTGCGTTCGTGTGGGGGTCGCTCGGCTACCAGCTGGGCACCCCACTGCGGATGGGCCCCGGCGCCTTCCCGCTGCTGGTCGGCGCGACGGTGGCCGTCCTGGGCCTGGCGATCGTCATCAAGGGACTCATCGCCGGTGAGGTGGTCTCGTTCGGACCGGTCCCGTGGCGCGCGGTAGCCGCCATCGTGCTCGCGGTCGTGTTCTTCGGTTTCACCGTCCGGCGCCTCGGATTCGTACCGACGTCGGCGGTGACCGCCCTGCTCACCACGCTGGCCAGTTCCCGCGTTCGGCTGCTCACGGCCGTGGCCGTGGCCGCCGGGCTGACCGTGGCCAGCACGCTCATCTTCGTCGTCGGACTTCAGCTGCGGATCCCGCTATGGGGCCCGTGGCTGGGGTTCTGA
- a CDS encoding tripartite tricarboxylate transporter permease → MELLDNLALGFSTALLVQNVLYCFVGVLLGTAVGVLPGIGPTATVAMLLPITFSFEPVTALIMLAGIYYGAQYGGSTTAILINLPGESSAAVTALDGHEMARQGRAGPALAAAAVGSFIAGTVATVALAVAAPPLANVALKFGPADYFSLVLLGLIVSIALARGSALKALAMIALGVLLGTVGQDIYTGTPRFVFDQRELYGGIDFVSVAVGMFGVAEILRNLENEQTRTAIVGKVRNLWPTREDRRRMVGPIARGTGLGAALGVLPGGGHVLASFTSYAVEKRISKRPQEFGRGAIEGVAGPESANNAAAQTSFIPLLTLGLPAHPVMALMVGAFIVHGITPGPNIITDEPALFWGLIASMWIGNALLVLLNLPLIGIWVRMLRIPYQVLFPMIILFAAIGTYSLGFNAYDVYAIAFFGILGYILIKCGCEPAPLLLGFVLGPLLEENLRRALIISRGDASVFLTRPISAVLLALTVAALAVAALPTIRKRREIVFAEEE, encoded by the coding sequence ATGGAACTTCTCGACAACCTCGCGCTGGGCTTCTCGACCGCACTCCTGGTCCAGAACGTCCTCTACTGCTTCGTGGGAGTGCTGCTCGGGACCGCGGTCGGCGTGCTGCCCGGCATCGGGCCGACGGCTACGGTGGCGATGCTGCTGCCGATCACGTTCAGCTTCGAGCCGGTGACGGCGCTGATCATGCTGGCCGGTATCTATTACGGCGCCCAGTACGGCGGCTCGACGACCGCCATCCTGATCAACCTGCCCGGTGAGTCGTCGGCGGCGGTCACCGCGCTGGACGGGCACGAGATGGCCCGGCAGGGCCGGGCCGGTCCGGCCCTGGCCGCCGCCGCGGTCGGGTCCTTCATCGCGGGTACGGTGGCCACCGTCGCGCTGGCCGTCGCGGCCCCACCGCTGGCCAACGTCGCGTTGAAGTTCGGCCCGGCCGACTACTTCTCGCTCGTACTGCTCGGCCTGATCGTGTCGATCGCGCTGGCGCGCGGATCGGCGCTCAAGGCGCTGGCGATGATCGCGCTCGGCGTGCTGCTCGGCACGGTCGGCCAGGACATCTACACCGGCACGCCCCGGTTCGTGTTTGACCAGCGCGAACTGTACGGCGGTATCGACTTCGTGTCGGTCGCCGTCGGCATGTTCGGGGTGGCCGAGATTCTGCGCAACCTGGAGAACGAGCAGACCCGCACGGCAATCGTGGGCAAGGTGCGGAACCTCTGGCCGACCCGCGAGGACCGCCGCCGGATGGTCGGCCCGATCGCGCGCGGTACCGGTCTCGGGGCCGCGCTCGGCGTCCTGCCCGGCGGTGGCCACGTGCTGGCCTCGTTCACCTCGTACGCTGTCGAGAAGCGGATCTCGAAGCGGCCGCAGGAGTTCGGGCGCGGCGCGATCGAGGGTGTCGCCGGCCCCGAGTCGGCGAACAACGCCGCCGCGCAGACGTCGTTCATCCCGCTGCTCACCCTGGGTCTGCCCGCCCACCCGGTGATGGCGCTGATGGTCGGCGCGTTCATCGTCCACGGCATCACCCCGGGGCCGAACATCATCACCGACGAGCCGGCGCTGTTCTGGGGTCTGATCGCGTCGATGTGGATCGGAAACGCGCTGCTCGTGCTGCTGAACCTGCCACTGATCGGTATCTGGGTGCGGATGCTGCGCATCCCGTACCAGGTGCTGTTCCCGATGATCATTCTGTTCGCGGCGATCGGCACCTATTCGCTGGGCTTCAACGCGTACGACGTCTACGCGATCGCGTTCTTCGGCATCCTGGGCTACATCCTGATCAAGTGCGGCTGCGAGCCGGCGCCGCTGCTACTCGGCTTCGTCCTCGGCCCCTTGCTCGAGGAGAACCTGCGGAGGGCGCTCATCATCTCCCGCGGCGACGCGTCGGTCTTCCTGACCCGGCCGATCTCCGCAGTGCTCCTGGCCCTGACCGTGGCAGCGCTCGCCGTCGCCGCACTCCCGACGATCCGCAAGCGTCGCGAGATCGTGTTCGCCGAGGAGGAGTAG